A single region of the Deltaproteobacteria bacterium genome encodes:
- a CDS encoding DUF370 domain-containing protein, translated as MIGEAGPRLLNIGFGNVVVAERVVAVVAAGSAPMKRLREEARVAGKLVDATQGRKTRAMVITDSDHVILSAIQAETVALRLRGAAIAGGAGEEPGTAIEPRPVDEDER; from the coding sequence GTGATCGGCGAGGCTGGACCCAGGCTTCTCAATATCGGTTTCGGCAACGTCGTCGTCGCCGAACGGGTGGTCGCCGTGGTAGCCGCCGGATCGGCCCCCATGAAACGGCTTCGCGAAGAAGCCCGCGTGGCAGGCAAGCTGGTGGACGCCACCCAGGGACGAAAGACGCGGGCCATGGTCATCACGGATTCGGACCACGTGATCCTGTCGGCGATCCAGGCCGAGACCGTGGCCCTGAGACTACGGGGAGCTGCCATCGCGGGCGGGGCAGGGGAGGAACCGGGGACTGCAATCGAGCCGCGTCCCGTCGATGAGGACGAACGATGA